From a region of the Chitinophaga caseinilytica genome:
- a CDS encoding RteC domain-containing protein, which translates to MEAQVPNLLERFKTGAQLADDSVTQLKHLVPQHFDSTIDEIFFFKHIQPHILAKKIYYAQLFRIEADRPKTIRDDYHKFLDQELQRITMFFEVHNALFLYFRGGATERDEQYFLRNSTYNNEYPVDLDGMLDTRFCTVTSFKLAELIALEGVSKYLITRLENLYALPRNLQYKPRLRWTESKTDLVELGYALHLNGSFNNGEADIKQVFEWLENSLDVDFGNVYSNFRDIRMRKKEMASFLTRLKDGLLKRIEEMD; encoded by the coding sequence ATGGAAGCCCAAGTTCCCAATCTCCTCGAGCGTTTCAAAACCGGCGCGCAATTGGCCGACGATTCCGTAACCCAGCTCAAACACCTCGTGCCGCAGCATTTCGACAGCACTATCGATGAAATATTTTTCTTCAAACACATCCAGCCGCATATCCTCGCCAAAAAAATCTATTACGCACAACTCTTCCGGATCGAGGCCGACAGGCCCAAGACCATCCGCGACGATTACCACAAGTTCCTCGACCAGGAACTGCAGCGCATCACGATGTTTTTTGAAGTCCATAACGCGCTGTTCCTCTATTTCCGCGGCGGCGCCACGGAGCGGGACGAACAATATTTCCTGCGCAACAGCACCTACAACAACGAATATCCCGTTGACCTCGACGGTATGCTGGACACGCGTTTCTGCACCGTCACCTCTTTCAAGCTGGCGGAGCTGATCGCGCTGGAAGGGGTCAGCAAATACCTGATCACGCGGTTGGAAAACCTCTACGCCCTGCCCCGGAACCTCCAGTACAAGCCACGGCTGCGGTGGACGGAATCCAAAACCGACCTCGTGGAACTGGGGTACGCCCTTCACCTCAACGGCAGTTTCAATAACGGCGAAGCCGATATCAAACAGGTGTTTGAATGGCTGGAAAACTCGCTGGACGTGGATTTCGGGAATGTGTACAGCAATTTCCGCGACATCCGCATGCGCAAAAAGGAGATGGCGTCTTTCCTCACGCGGTTGAAAGACGGGTTGTTGAAACGGATCGAGGAGATGGACTGA
- a CDS encoding TfoX/Sxy family protein: MAYDLSLADRVREYLYDKKVLELTEKPMFGGLAFMVGDKMCVNVSKDRLMCRFDPDQTEALSERTGFLPMIMKGKELPGYCYVAPEGYKSRKDFVFWIELCLAYNDQAKSSKRVGPSKKK, encoded by the coding sequence ATGGCGTATGATCTCAGCCTGGCAGACCGTGTCAGGGAATACTTGTATGATAAAAAGGTGTTGGAATTGACGGAGAAGCCGATGTTTGGCGGTTTGGCTTTTATGGTCGGGGATAAAATGTGCGTCAATGTGTCGAAAGACAGGCTCATGTGCCGGTTCGATCCTGATCAAACGGAGGCGTTATCGGAAAGGACGGGATTTCTTCCCATGATCATGAAGGGGAAGGAGTTACCGGGCTATTGCTATGTAGCACCGGAAGGGTATAAAAGCAGGAAGGATTTCGTGTTCTGGATTGAATTGTGCCTGGCATATAACGATCAGGCTAAATCGTCGAAGCGGGTAGGGCCGTCGAAAAAGAAATAG
- a CDS encoding endo-1,4-beta-xylanase: MLSVILLFSTAASYGQHTDKGLKDFYANYFPIGVAITPRHLQDSATSAFIVRHFNSLTAENVMKMEPIHPEENRYNWGGADAIVQFATENGLKVRGHTLCWHNQAPKWMFYDANGKLVSKDVLLDRLRKHIYDVVGRYKGKIYAWDVVNEAISDQPGEFLRNSLWYQICGEDFIAAAFRYAHEADPDAVLFYNDYGTEFPGKRDKVYRLLKTLLDANVPVHAVGLQGHWSINDPTKELLVAAIEKYASLGIKMQVTELDVSVYTNNNMPEQRSFTAEQDQLQQQQYAMLFETFRKYRDKITGITFWNVSDRFSWLDNFPVRGRKNYPLLFDANLQPKKSFWKVIDF, translated from the coding sequence TTGCTTTCAGTTATACTCCTGTTTTCCACTGCCGCCTCTTATGGTCAGCACACCGATAAAGGTTTGAAAGACTTTTACGCCAACTACTTCCCCATCGGCGTAGCCATCACGCCCCGCCATTTGCAGGATTCCGCCACCAGCGCTTTCATCGTCAGGCATTTCAATAGCCTTACCGCGGAGAACGTGATGAAAATGGAGCCCATCCACCCGGAAGAAAACCGCTACAACTGGGGCGGCGCCGATGCCATCGTTCAATTTGCCACGGAAAACGGACTGAAAGTAAGGGGCCACACCCTCTGCTGGCACAACCAGGCACCCAAATGGATGTTTTACGACGCAAACGGCAAACTGGTGAGCAAAGACGTGCTGCTCGACAGACTGCGCAAACACATCTACGATGTGGTAGGCCGTTACAAAGGGAAAATCTATGCCTGGGATGTCGTCAATGAAGCCATCTCGGACCAGCCCGGTGAATTTCTCCGCAATTCGCTATGGTACCAGATCTGCGGGGAAGATTTTATTGCAGCGGCATTCCGGTACGCGCACGAAGCCGACCCGGACGCCGTTTTGTTCTATAATGATTATGGCACAGAATTTCCGGGAAAAAGGGACAAGGTCTACCGCTTACTAAAAACCCTGCTCGATGCAAACGTACCGGTGCATGCGGTTGGTTTGCAAGGCCATTGGTCCATCAACGACCCAACAAAGGAATTACTGGTGGCTGCCATCGAGAAATATGCATCGCTGGGGATTAAAATGCAGGTTACGGAGCTGGACGTATCCGTTTACACCAACAATAACATGCCGGAACAACGCAGTTTTACGGCTGAACAAGACCAGCTGCAGCAACAGCAATACGCCATGCTTTTCGAGACGTTCAGGAAATACCGCGACAAAATTACCGGCATTACTTTCTGGAATGTTTCAGACCGCTTTAGCTGGCTGGATAATTTTCCCGTGAGGGGCCGGAAAAACTATCCGTTACTGTTCGATGCAAACCTTCAGCCCAAAAAATCCTTCTGGAAAGTGATCGATTTTTAA
- a CDS encoding DUF1761 domain-containing protein, with protein MDIKVNWLAVVLATVAGMICAKTWYRKTAFGPVWRKLTGIGEAASQAAGKRPIVITLFANFITAIALAILIHAGSIVFGTKNAGVALLTGFVAWLAFSATTLATHNAFELKPAKLTWINNGYQLVLMLSMSLVIGLMG; from the coding sequence ATGGACATTAAAGTGAATTGGCTTGCTGTTGTTTTGGCGACCGTCGCCGGAATGATCTGTGCAAAAACCTGGTATCGGAAAACGGCATTCGGGCCGGTCTGGAGAAAATTGACCGGTATCGGCGAAGCGGCGTCCCAGGCAGCGGGTAAGCGGCCGATCGTCATTACTTTATTTGCTAATTTCATCACCGCAATTGCGCTGGCCATTTTGATACATGCAGGCAGCATCGTTTTCGGAACGAAGAATGCCGGTGTTGCGCTGTTGACCGGGTTCGTGGCATGGCTGGCATTTTCAGCCACCACGCTGGCTACGCATAATGCGTTCGAGCTGAAACCTGCCAAGCTGACCTGGATAAATAATGGGTATCAGCTCGTGCTGATGTTAAGCATGTCGCTCGTTATCGGGTTGATGGGATAG
- a CDS encoding aminotransferase class I/II-fold pyridoxal phosphate-dependent enzyme — translation MLNLSLNYPSVPKEMEIFREFTSRLNERDQFDLLHPPYDPLNEYALSVLGSHLRFDPAAVAVTPVPSANSGLFTIAKYHRPQTAGVAIEPFTFPGWRMIASDAGFNLHVVESDGEGMLPEKLAECLEKNDCKLIYLQPTLHNPTNAVMSLERRMAIAEVVRSFPGTYIVEDDAYRFLHADPPPSFLELAPDVTMHVFSLSKPFNPMLRSGYVVHPAELLKGASNFVKMTSSGTSTLFNQFGVQVMAGGWLGKLADLKREAATAGRVLMESYFRGKEYLSHPNSFHYWIPCREPEKVTAFLLSRQVDVSNGKMFSLTADDQYIRVALGGAYDAPELPEALRMIAELT, via the coding sequence ATGCTGAACCTTAGCCTCAATTACCCATCGGTACCGAAAGAAATGGAGATTTTCCGGGAATTTACCAGCCGGCTCAACGAGCGCGACCAGTTCGACCTCCTTCATCCGCCCTACGATCCCCTCAACGAATATGCCCTGTCAGTTTTAGGGAGCCATCTCCGCTTCGATCCAGCCGCCGTGGCCGTTACGCCCGTGCCCAGCGCCAACAGCGGGCTTTTCACCATCGCAAAATACCACCGCCCACAGACGGCCGGAGTGGCCATCGAGCCGTTTACTTTCCCGGGCTGGCGCATGATCGCGTCAGACGCGGGTTTTAACCTGCATGTGGTGGAATCCGACGGGGAAGGCATGCTGCCGGAAAAACTGGCGGAATGCCTCGAAAAAAACGACTGTAAACTTATCTACCTCCAACCCACGCTGCATAATCCCACGAACGCCGTCATGAGCCTGGAACGGAGAATGGCTATCGCGGAAGTGGTGCGCAGTTTTCCGGGAACGTATATCGTGGAAGACGACGCCTATCGTTTCCTCCATGCCGATCCGCCGCCGTCGTTCCTGGAACTGGCGCCAGACGTGACGATGCATGTATTCAGCCTGTCGAAGCCGTTCAACCCCATGTTGCGGTCGGGCTATGTGGTGCATCCGGCGGAATTGCTGAAAGGCGCGTCGAATTTCGTCAAAATGACCAGCAGCGGCACTTCCACCCTTTTCAACCAGTTCGGCGTGCAGGTCATGGCCGGCGGATGGCTCGGCAAACTCGCCGACCTGAAGCGCGAAGCCGCCACGGCCGGGCGTGTGCTCATGGAAAGTTATTTCCGCGGGAAGGAATATCTCAGCCACCCGAACAGTTTCCATTACTGGATCCCCTGCCGCGAGCCGGAAAAAGTGACCGCTTTCCTCCTTTCACGGCAGGTAGACGTCAGCAACGGAAAAATGTTTTCGCTGACGGCCGACGATCAATATATCCGCGTGGCCCTCGGCGGCGCGTACGACGCGCCCGAACTGCCGGAAGCCCTGCGCATGATCGCCGAACTGACCTGA
- a CDS encoding winged helix-turn-helix transcriptional regulator: MRKANSTNSINETRLHLLCGMSHALSVIGGRWKASILFSLTDGCKRYSELRKDIPGVSERMLVAQLRELEADGLVARTVFPEVPPRVEYALTDFGRSTQPMLREISAWGAKHRKS, translated from the coding sequence ATGCGTAAAGCCAACTCTACGAATAGCATCAACGAAACCCGGCTCCATCTGCTCTGCGGCATGTCTCACGCCCTGTCCGTCATCGGCGGCCGCTGGAAAGCATCGATCCTTTTCAGTCTTACCGACGGCTGCAAGCGGTACAGCGAATTGCGGAAAGACATTCCCGGTGTTTCGGAAAGGATGCTCGTGGCGCAGCTCCGCGAACTGGAGGCCGATGGACTGGTAGCGCGTACCGTATTCCCGGAAGTGCCGCCGCGTGTGGAGTATGCGTTGACGGACTTCGGCCGGTCTACCCAGCCGATGTTGCGGGAGATTTCCGCCTGGGGAGCGAAGCACCGGAAAAGCTGA
- a CDS encoding HigA family addiction module antitoxin, translated as MKRAMKPSHPGAILREDILKEMNLTITKAAEGLEVSRKTLSEIVNENAAITAEMALRLEKGFGVDAQFWLSLQAKYDLWKVQHSGKVAHIHRIKPGRAV; from the coding sequence ATGAAACGTGCAATGAAGCCAAGTCATCCAGGTGCAATATTGCGGGAAGACATCCTGAAAGAAATGAATTTGACGATAACAAAAGCTGCTGAAGGGCTCGAAGTAAGTCGAAAAACATTATCGGAAATAGTAAATGAGAACGCAGCAATTACTGCGGAAATGGCTTTGCGTTTAGAGAAAGGTTTTGGTGTTGATGCGCAGTTTTGGTTGAGCCTGCAAGCGAAATATGATCTTTGGAAAGTACAGCATAGCGGGAAAGTTGCGCATATACATCGAATTAAACCTGGTCGCGCGGTTTAA
- a CDS encoding DUF1330 domain-containing protein → MAVYYINSYDITDPELFKTYGPKLLPILRKYGAEILASDTAGIAVEGNPRLMNAVVKFPSEEAAMQCYNDPEYQPVKAIRQQATANCTMVLVKEFQLPAK, encoded by the coding sequence ATGGCAGTCTATTACATCAACAGTTACGACATCACCGATCCCGAACTGTTCAAAACCTACGGCCCGAAACTCCTCCCCATCCTCCGCAAATACGGCGCGGAAATCCTCGCGTCGGATACGGCAGGGATTGCGGTGGAAGGGAACCCCAGGCTCATGAACGCCGTGGTCAAATTCCCGTCCGAAGAAGCGGCCATGCAATGTTACAACGACCCGGAATACCAGCCCGTAAAGGCGATCAGGCAGCAGGCCACCGCCAATTGCACCATGGTTTTGGTGAAGGAATTCCAGCTACCGGCGAAATAA
- a CDS encoding FecR family protein, with amino-acid sequence MENENHIRILLNKELFGTITPEEQQALDDLLATSAKARAIRSEMRDPERYGGQSVFPAKELEADYFAVLQRHRRRRMQRIWNWWIGAGLTAGAAITALLIWPRDPAPEPPQAVIPAEIQEITLQFANGETLAFRDGGQQRYRVQSTGIVFENGTLHFESGTTGAPGWNSLNVPPGQETRLQLEDGTAIVLNSASKIQFPFHFGSGIREVYLEGEGYFRIAPAGNRPFVVHAGQADIRTKAGICNINAYTPTNVSAQIVNGMMEMEAGGVKVPVSAGEEATAATGKTLTAARMQDQYSLSWLKGEQFFRDLPAADVRDVIARWFNTTLYIDSREAEKNY; translated from the coding sequence ATGGAAAATGAAAATCACATACGCATCCTGCTCAACAAAGAGTTATTCGGAACGATTACTCCCGAAGAGCAGCAAGCGTTGGATGATTTACTGGCTACCAGCGCAAAGGCGCGCGCCATCAGGAGCGAGATGCGGGACCCGGAACGGTATGGCGGGCAGTCGGTTTTTCCGGCGAAGGAATTGGAAGCGGATTATTTCGCCGTGTTGCAACGGCATCGCCGCCGCCGCATGCAGCGGATATGGAACTGGTGGATCGGCGCCGGGCTTACGGCAGGGGCCGCCATCACCGCCCTGCTCATCTGGCCGCGCGATCCTGCACCCGAACCTCCCCAGGCCGTGATCCCTGCTGAAATACAGGAAATCACCCTGCAGTTCGCGAACGGTGAAACGCTCGCTTTCCGGGATGGCGGCCAGCAACGCTACCGCGTGCAATCCACCGGCATCGTTTTCGAAAACGGCACACTGCACTTCGAAAGCGGCACCACGGGCGCCCCGGGATGGAACAGCCTCAACGTTCCCCCCGGCCAGGAAACCCGCCTCCAGCTGGAAGACGGTACAGCAATAGTCCTGAACAGCGCATCGAAGATCCAGTTCCCCTTCCACTTCGGCTCCGGCATCCGTGAAGTGTACCTGGAAGGCGAAGGTTACTTCCGCATCGCGCCCGCCGGTAACCGGCCATTCGTCGTCCACGCCGGCCAGGCAGACATCCGGACGAAAGCAGGCATATGTAACATCAACGCATATACGCCAACAAACGTATCTGCCCAGATCGTGAACGGCATGATGGAAATGGAAGCCGGAGGCGTAAAGGTACCTGTCTCCGCCGGAGAAGAAGCCACCGCCGCCACCGGGAAAACGCTCACCGCCGCACGGATGCAGGACCAGTACAGCCTTTCCTGGCTGAAAGGGGAACAGTTTTTCAGGGATTTGCCCGCCGCAGATGTAAGAGATGTCATCGCCCGGTGGTTCAATACCACGTTATACATCGATTCGCGGGAAGCGGAAAAAAATTATTAA
- a CDS encoding 3-oxoacyl-ACP reductase family protein — protein sequence MKNLHQQSAFVTGGSRGIGAAIVKKLAQEGANVAFTYQSSKEKAEILVAEVKALGVEALAIAADSKDPHAVEAAVNQAAAHFGRLDVLVNNAGIGNIKPLEECSLEDFDETMAVNVRAVFAASRVAVQHMQHGGRIVNIGTCLVDRITFGGCALYSTSKAAITGLTKALARELGPKKINVNIVHPGPIDTDMNPADGPGSDYQRSITALGTYGKPEDIAAMVAFLAGPDSRFITGAGFTVDGGTNI from the coding sequence ATGAAAAATCTACATCAGCAATCAGCATTCGTAACCGGCGGCAGCCGGGGCATTGGCGCGGCCATCGTGAAAAAGCTCGCGCAGGAAGGCGCCAATGTGGCGTTTACGTATCAATCATCCAAAGAAAAAGCGGAAATATTGGTAGCGGAAGTGAAAGCCCTCGGCGTGGAAGCTCTCGCCATTGCGGCCGACAGCAAAGACCCGCATGCCGTGGAAGCGGCGGTGAACCAGGCGGCGGCACATTTCGGCCGGCTCGATGTGCTCGTCAACAATGCGGGCATCGGCAACATCAAACCCCTGGAAGAATGCTCCCTCGAAGATTTCGACGAAACCATGGCGGTGAACGTCCGCGCCGTATTCGCCGCATCCCGCGTAGCGGTGCAGCACATGCAGCACGGTGGGCGCATCGTCAATATCGGCACCTGCCTGGTAGACCGGATCACCTTCGGCGGATGCGCGCTGTATTCCACGAGCAAAGCCGCCATCACTGGGCTCACCAAGGCTTTGGCGCGGGAACTGGGCCCGAAGAAGATCAATGTGAACATCGTCCATCCCGGCCCCATCGATACGGATATGAACCCGGCCGACGGCCCGGGGTCCGATTATCAGCGTTCTATCACGGCGCTCGGGACTTACGGAAAACCGGAAGATATCGCTGCGATGGTGGCTTTCCTCGCCGGGCCAGACAGTCGATTTATTACCGGTGCCGGATTTACGGTAGACGGCGGAACGAACATTTAA
- a CDS encoding helix-turn-helix domain-containing protein gives MLHIAGIIISIFLAFLLFAKKGKSAADPVLAAWLVVISFHLLCYHLLISGAYTGFPYLLGTEIPLPLVHGPFLYLYTALLTGQTQQRIPWPIHFLPAAIAYLLLSKFYLLPMADKIAVYENHGKGFETITAIIRYPIVPSGILYVVLSLMMLRKHRVNISKQFSYSEKIDLNWLVYLALGMAAIWLSIIFGGDVSTFILVDLFVLFIGYFGIKQVGIFTNRPEPALPQTRETPLPETILPSETPNHSAEKTKYRKTALGDDMLSKIHQQLTGLMESEKLFTDPELNLDDLAARLSVSSNALSQVINSLEQRNFYDYINDLRVREFKRLAVLPENSRLTLLSIAYEAGFNSKTSFNRNFKKATGISPREFCQQEKILPDPE, from the coding sequence ATGCTCCACATAGCAGGAATCATCATTTCCATCTTTCTTGCATTCCTACTTTTTGCCAAGAAAGGCAAATCCGCCGCCGATCCCGTGCTCGCCGCCTGGCTCGTCGTGATTTCGTTTCACCTGCTTTGCTATCACCTCCTCATCTCCGGCGCCTACACCGGATTTCCGTACCTCCTCGGCACCGAGATCCCCCTTCCGCTCGTGCATGGCCCATTCCTGTATTTGTACACAGCATTACTCACCGGGCAAACGCAACAACGCATCCCCTGGCCCATACATTTCCTCCCGGCCGCCATCGCCTATCTCCTGCTGTCGAAATTTTATTTACTGCCAATGGCAGACAAAATCGCGGTATACGAAAACCATGGAAAGGGATTCGAAACCATCACCGCCATCATCCGCTACCCCATCGTGCCTTCGGGAATTCTTTATGTGGTATTGTCGCTCATGATGCTGCGGAAACACCGGGTCAATATTTCGAAGCAATTCTCCTATTCCGAAAAAATCGACCTGAACTGGCTGGTCTACCTGGCCCTGGGCATGGCCGCCATCTGGCTGTCCATCATTTTCGGCGGCGATGTTTCCACCTTCATTTTGGTAGATCTCTTCGTTTTGTTCATCGGGTATTTCGGGATCAAACAGGTCGGAATATTTACCAACCGGCCGGAACCCGCCCTCCCGCAAACCCGCGAAACACCGCTTCCGGAAACCATCCTTCCTTCCGAGACCCCGAACCACAGCGCCGAAAAAACCAAATACCGGAAAACGGCCCTGGGAGATGACATGTTGTCAAAAATCCACCAGCAACTCACCGGGCTCATGGAGTCGGAAAAACTTTTCACCGATCCGGAATTGAACCTGGACGACCTCGCCGCCCGACTTTCCGTCAGCAGCAACGCCCTGTCGCAGGTCATCAATTCCCTCGAGCAAAGGAATTTTTACGACTACATCAACGACCTCCGCGTCCGGGAATTCAAACGGCTCGCCGTTCTGCCCGAAAACAGCCGTCTCACGTTGCTGTCGATCGCCTACGAAGCCGGGTTCAATTCCAAAACCTCCTTCAACCGGAACTTCAAAAAAGCCACCGGCATCTCCCCCCGCGAGTTTTGCCAGCAGGAAAAAATCCTTCCCGACCCAGAATAA
- a CDS encoding type II toxin-antitoxin system RelE/ParE family toxin translates to MIQTIAHKKLRLLWENNDPSKLPPAQVDKIRRVLSVLDTIKTLEPLRQIPGYKLHSLSGDLKGFWSITITGNYRIVFRFEHENIYDVDYTDYH, encoded by the coding sequence ATGATACAGACCATCGCGCACAAGAAGTTGCGGTTGTTGTGGGAAAATAATGATCCTTCAAAACTGCCGCCGGCGCAAGTGGACAAGATCAGACGAGTATTATCGGTTTTGGATACCATCAAGACGCTCGAGCCCTTGCGGCAAATCCCGGGGTATAAGTTGCATAGTTTGTCGGGAGACTTAAAAGGGTTTTGGTCGATAACGATTACCGGAAACTATCGTATCGTATTCAGATTTGAGCATGAAAATATCTATGATGTCGACTATACTGATTATCATTAA
- a CDS encoding PDDEXK nuclease domain-containing protein, with protein MITNLQLLAGKIHETNTYFLNKVYKQVNAAYTIRNWIIGYYIVEYEQDGEDRAAYGQHLFERLSQNLKVAGIKGMSATNLRLFRQFYLLYPQIHQTVSVEFENIGCQIVVDSPACKPPAICHPAGDLLDRLSFSHFIELFKANSDASRFFYEAEILRNSWSVRALQRAMSSLLFERTGLSDHREIRCERTSVDALVPEQFFRDPYLLEFLQLEDKAQYTECDLEAAIIDHLQSFLLELGKGFCFEARQKRITFDNTHYRIDLVFYHRILKCHVLVDLKLGDFSHADAGQMNVYLNYYRENESVSGDNPPIGIILCSGKNEALVRYATAGLTHKLFVSKYLINLPSEVELERILKEERGKVQKIKETAD; from the coding sequence ATGATTACAAATCTTCAACTGCTAGCTGGAAAAATACATGAAACGAATACTTACTTTCTCAATAAAGTATATAAGCAGGTAAATGCCGCGTATACTATAAGGAATTGGATAATAGGCTACTATATAGTTGAGTATGAGCAGGATGGAGAGGATAGGGCAGCATATGGCCAACATTTATTTGAGCGGTTGTCTCAAAATTTAAAGGTAGCCGGCATTAAAGGAATGTCTGCAACTAACCTGAGATTGTTCAGACAGTTCTATTTGCTTTATCCACAGATTCATCAGACAGTGTCTGTTGAATTTGAAAATATTGGATGTCAAATAGTTGTAGATTCTCCGGCATGCAAGCCACCAGCAATTTGCCATCCCGCAGGGGACTTATTGGATCGGCTATCCTTTTCTCATTTTATTGAATTGTTTAAGGCCAATTCTGATGCCAGTCGTTTCTTTTACGAAGCCGAAATTCTTAGGAACAGCTGGTCTGTACGAGCATTACAACGTGCAATGAGCAGCCTTTTATTCGAAAGAACAGGTTTGAGCGATCATAGGGAGATTCGTTGCGAACGGACAAGTGTTGATGCGCTGGTGCCGGAACAGTTTTTTCGGGATCCCTATCTGCTTGAGTTTCTTCAGTTAGAAGATAAAGCGCAATATACCGAATGTGATCTGGAGGCAGCAATTATTGATCATTTGCAATCATTTCTATTAGAACTTGGAAAGGGCTTTTGTTTTGAAGCAAGGCAAAAACGCATCACTTTTGATAATACGCACTATCGAATAGACCTCGTTTTTTATCATCGTATCCTGAAATGTCATGTGTTGGTAGATTTGAAGCTGGGCGATTTTTCACATGCTGATGCAGGCCAGATGAACGTGTATCTAAATTATTACAGAGAGAACGAGTCCGTTTCCGGAGATAATCCGCCTATTGGTATCATACTTTGTTCTGGAAAGAATGAAGCATTGGTAAGGTATGCGACAGCGGGTTTGACACACAAATTATTCGTGTCAAAGTATCTTATCAATCTACCGAGTGAAGTTGAACTTGAAAGGATTTTGAAGGAGGAGAGAGGAAAGGTGCAAAAAATAAAAGAGACGGCTGATTAG
- a CDS encoding helix-turn-helix domain-containing protein, whose amino-acid sequence MLRGKVSYSEFLGSEEKIATNILANRLGVLEKENILVKETSPANKSKFLYSLTQKGADLLPIVIEIMDWGAKYNANSPRRELGKKIQQNKADVIRELREELKKKVK is encoded by the coding sequence ATGTTACGGGGGAAGGTTTCCTACAGTGAATTTCTGGGGTCGGAGGAAAAAATAGCCACCAACATCCTGGCCAACCGGCTGGGCGTGCTGGAGAAGGAAAACATCCTCGTCAAGGAAACATCGCCGGCTAACAAATCGAAGTTCCTTTACAGCCTGACCCAAAAAGGCGCCGATTTACTGCCGATCGTTATCGAGATCATGGATTGGGGAGCGAAATATAACGCCAATTCTCCCCGGCGCGAGCTTGGGAAAAAGATCCAGCAGAATAAAGCTGACGTGATCAGGGAATTGCGTGAGGAATTGAAGAAGAAGGTGAAGTGA
- a CDS encoding DUF2306 domain-containing protein, whose amino-acid sequence MAKKLSWGLVAILSIFIGLYPGLFLTGNQKAGILNIKPESLFSNPFWLISFYTHITLGGLALLTGWLQFSQKVRAASIVLHRTLGKIYVISVLVSAVAGINIAFYATGGWPTALGFMSLGITWFYTTLQAYRSIRQGNILAHGNWMIYSYACTFAAVTLRLWMPLLVPLFGSFMTAYTVVAWWCWLPNLAVAHFLTRQPKSMVKIR is encoded by the coding sequence ATGGCAAAAAAACTTTCCTGGGGACTAGTGGCGATCCTGTCGATTTTCATCGGGCTGTATCCCGGCCTGTTCCTCACCGGCAATCAAAAAGCCGGCATCCTTAACATCAAACCTGAATCTCTTTTTTCCAATCCTTTCTGGCTGATCAGCTTTTACACACACATCACCCTCGGCGGATTGGCCCTGTTGACCGGGTGGCTACAGTTCAGCCAAAAAGTCAGGGCCGCAAGCATTGTATTGCACCGCACCCTCGGCAAGATATACGTCATTTCCGTGCTGGTGAGCGCGGTGGCGGGGATCAATATTGCCTTTTACGCAACCGGCGGATGGCCCACCGCCCTGGGATTCATGAGCCTGGGCATTACCTGGTTTTACACCACGCTACAGGCTTACCGCTCCATCCGGCAGGGAAACATCCTGGCGCATGGGAACTGGATGATTTATAGCTACGCCTGTACTTTCGCGGCGGTCACCCTCAGACTCTGGATGCCGTTGCTGGTACCGCTGTTCGGGAGTTTCATGACGGCTTATACCGTTGTAGCGTGGTGGTGCTGGCTGCCCAATCTTGCCGTCGCCCATTTCCTGACCAGGCAGCCGAAATCCATGGTTAAAATTCGATAA